In Corythoichthys intestinalis isolate RoL2023-P3 chromosome 4, ASM3026506v1, whole genome shotgun sequence, a genomic segment contains:
- the LOC130914881 gene encoding methyltransferase-like protein 25B, with amino-acid sequence MLEGPHISLSTEEQNELATKITRFLSHYKFLSESYIIEFFTEDLWHKLPVSWQAVLQHLSYPQIAELLLNAEHEHRRYPCVWPLSLLAFRDTAHSLAFPRSFSKSRAGNGSRPEPREFQENQNQSSLLTHAFRKHVKPKKQHEIRELGTLVKQLCEQTKCNQIVDVGSGQGHLTRYLSFGLGLSVTAIEADPALVAMANRFDGELLWALEKERQKRQKFSCEAPSSEGCPRHVTGWVDPKASWEVFIQQLGADQANGDDPLTPCNTTSRCPEHLRLEATAPNPDARRDLVLTGLHACGDLSPTLLRHFIKCPHICAITSVACCYMKLTTKEQPAPPGVIGPPGSPQSDPQSLSWDFGYPMSEHVRGLPGHQLSYKAREAACHATEDYMARLREESTLLRTHCYRAALEVFITDTKPDLRRAGIQTVKKAHLLTFNEYARLGLARVGLPTSLPLDARRSEAMLAQQGRVVVFFSLALMLAPVVETLVLLDRVMYLRENGVRGQLFPLFDPNFSPRNFVLVAQKSNGL; translated from the exons atgctggaGGGACCACACATTAGTCTTTCTACGGAGGAACAGAATGAGCTTGCCACCAAAATTACTCGTTTTCTATCACATTACAAATTCTTGTCGGAGTCGTACATCAtt GAATTCTTCACTGAGGATTTATGGCACAAGTTGCCTGTCAGCTGGCAAGCTGTTCTTCAGCATTTGTCCTATCCGCAGATAGCAGAGCTGCTGCTGAATGCTGAACATGAACACAGGAG GTACCCTTGCGTTTGGCCGCTGTCCCTCTTGGCTTTCCGGGACACCGCTCACTCCTTGGCCTTTCCCAGAAGTTTCTCAAAGTCGCGAGCTGGCAACGGTAGTCGACCAGAGCCCAGAGAGTTTCAGGAGAACCAGAACCAGAGCTCACTGCTGACGCATGCCTTCCGCAAACACGTCAAGCCCAAGAAGCAACATGAGATCCGCGAGCTGGGCACG CTTGTTAAACAACTTTGCGAACAGACCAAGTGCAATCAAATCGTGGATGTCGGTTCAGGACAG GGTCACCTTACTCGCTACTTGTCATTCGGGCTCGGCTTGTCGGTGACGGCCATCGAGGCTGACCCTGCCCTGGTTGCCATGGCGAACAGGTTTGACGGAGAGCTGCTGTGGGCTTTGGAGAAGGAGCGGCAGAAGAGACAG aagtttTCCTGTGAAGCACCATCATCCGAAGGATGTCCTCGCCATGTGACGGGTTGGGTGGACCCCAAAGCATCATGGGAAGTTTTCATTCAGCAGTTAGGCGCAGACCAAGCTAATGGTGACGATCCGTTAACGCCCTGCAATACGACATCTCGGTGCCCTGAGCACCTCCGTCTGGAGGCGACGGCGCCCAACCCGGATGCTCGGCGAGATCTGGTCCTGACAGGACTGCACGCTTGCGGGGACCTCAGCCCCACCCTCCTCCGCCATTTTATCAAATGTCCTCACATCTGTGCCATCACCTCTGTGGCATGCTGTTACATGAAGCTCACCACCAAAGAGCAGCCCGCCCCTCCAGGGGTGATCGGACCTCCCGGTTCACCGCAATCAGACCCCCAGTCCCTCTCGTGGGATTTCGGGTACCCAATGAGCGAACACGTGCGGGGACTGCCGGGGCACCAGCTGTCCTATAAGGCGCGGGAGGCGGCGTGTCACGCCACGGAGGACTACATGGCACGACTCCGTGAGGAGAGCACTTTGCTTAGGACGCACTGCTACCGCGCCGCTCTGGAGGTCTTCATCACAGACACAAAGCCGGATCTACGAAGGGCAGGAATACAGACAGTGAAAAAAGCCCATTTGTTGACCTTCAATGA GTATGCCCGTTTGGGTCTGGCCCGAGTTGGCCTACCCACATCCCTGCCTCTTGACGCGAGGCGCTCGGAGGCCATGTTGGCGCAGCAGGGCCGGGTGGTGGTCTTCTTCAGCCTAGCGCTAATGCTAGCTCCGGTGGTAGAGACGCTGGTGTTGCTAGATCGAGTCATGTACCTGAGAGAGAACG GTGTGCGTGGTCAACTTTTTCCGCTTTTTGACCCCAACTTTTCCCCAAGGAATTTTGTACTGGTTGCTCAGAAGTCAAACGGGTTGTAA
- the LOC130915058 gene encoding atrial natriuretic peptide-converting enzyme-like isoform X2 produces the protein MLRCFLVVLVFLPSWTRGAKDDRPSCRPITATFCRNVGYTTSRYPTGVQGVNVQQLSQIVETACSPNIATLVCRVAFPECSNDDNRVKPCRAMCNKAKSECDAALKAKRLVWPTKLQCDTLPESNCVQAQQPPTTSSCQPITIPLCQGISYTQTIMPNSLGHTSQEDAGLEVHQFYPLVKVQCSPQLKPFLCSVFVPECRAGIVRSPCKTQCEQARAGCESLMNKFGFSWPDKLNCENFSMYSCEQDPRNVSETTVSGTCERITEPLCTDLQYSQTVLPNVLGHKNQEEVGVQVSSYYSLINLACSPHLKTFLCSVLTPECKAGKARTPCRTLCELVRSSCVPTLRDLGYSWPESLKCDAFSTASCQHFGMAEGGGICEPLSISMCQGLSYNQTIMPNQLGHTSQRDASVKLSFFETFAKSACSYDIRPFLCAAYAPRCSQGRIRRPCRSFCQTARDHCEARLGHYGISWPRELRCEAFPVRDCVTEDNRSEMLDANGIVAALLAGGHSVRGKSLTIRTARLLLKLADADQSGDLDMLEYFKLDHYVAAARREYVDTYERRQPHSFTQANMNEALAVRGFELERDSLITLWLEYSNQGKLEYDEFIALLTRLQILKDSFHANLLNLPCDCKVASFSFKQFMKSAVV, from the exons ATGTTGCGTTGCTTCCTCGTGGTGCTGGTTTTTCTGCCATCTTGGACTCGCGGTGCCAAAGACGATCGCCCGAGCTGCCGACCGATAACCGCCACCTTCTGCCGAAATGTGGGTTACACCACCAGCCGGTACCCGACCGGCGTCCAGGGTGTCAACGTGCAGCAGCTGAGTCAGATCGTGGAGACGGCGTGCTCGCCGAACATCGCCACGCTTGTCTGTCGCGTGGCCTTCCCGGAGTGCTCGAACGACGACAATCGCGTAAAGCCGTGCAGGGCCATGTGCAATAAGGCCAAGAGCGAGTGCGACGCCGCCCTCAAAGCCAAGCGCCTGGTCTGGCCTACCAAGCTGCAGTGCGACACGTTGCCTGAATCGAACTGCGTGCAG GCTCAACAACCACCAACAACTTCATCATGTCAACCCATCACAATCCCCCTATGCCAAGGCATCTCATACACCCAGACTATCATGCCCAACTCTTTAGGCCACACGTCACAGGAAGACGCCGGCCTGGAGGTGCACCAGTTCTACCCGCTGGTCAAGGTTCAGTGTTCGCCTCAGCTGAAGCCTTTCCTGTGCTCCGTCTTCGTTCCCGAGTGCCGGGCGGGAATCGTTCGTTCTCCGTGCAAAACTCAGTGCGAGCAGGCCCGCGCCGGATGCGAGTCCTTGATGAACAAGTTTGGCTTCTCATGGCCGGACAAGCTGAATTGTGAGAATTTTTCCATGTATTCCTGTGAGCAG GATCCCAGAAACGTTTCCGAAACGACCGTTTCAGGCACGTGCGAGCGCATTACGGAACCTCTCTGTACAGATCTCCAGTACAGCCAAACCGTCCTGCCCAACGTCCTAGGCCACAAAAACCAAGAGGAAGTCGGCGTACAAGTTAGCTCGTACTACTCGCTGATCAACTTGGCGTGCTCGCCCCACCTCAAGACTTTCCTTTGTTCAGTCTTAACGCCTGAGTGTAAGGCGGGAAAAGCCAGAACACCGTGCAGGACCTTGTGCGAGCTGGTGCGGTCCAGCTGTGTACCTACGCTGAGGGATTTAGGCTACTCTTGGCCTGAGTCGCTCAAGTGCGACGCTTTCAGCACCGCGTCGTGCCAGCAC TTTGGCATGGCAGAGGGCGGCGGCATTTGCGAGCCCCTCAGCATCTCTATGTGCCAAGGCCTGTCCTACAACCAGACGATAATGCCCAACCAACTTGGCCACACCAGCCAGCGAGATGCTTCCGTTAAGCTGTCCTTCTTCGAGACCTTCGCCAAGTCCGCTTGCTCGTACGACATCCGGCCTTTCCTGTGCGCTGCCTACGCCCCGCGCTGCTCCCAGGGCCGGATACGGAGACCCTGTCGGAGTTTTTGCCAGACCGCCCGCGACCACTGCGAGGCCCGTTTGGGTCACTACGGCATATCCTGGCCGCGGGAGCTGCGCTGCGAGGCCTTCCCAGTGCGCGACTGCGTCACC gaaGACAACAGGTCAGAG ATGCTGGATGCTAATGGCATAGTCGCCGCCCTGCTGGCTGGAGGCCACTCAGTTCGAGGAAAAT CGCTGACTATCAGGACCGCACGCTTGCTGCTGAAACTCGCAGAT GCAGACCAATCAGGGGACCTGGACATGTTGGAGTACTTCAAACTGGATCACTACGTAGCGGCCGCCAGACGGGAATATGTGGATACCTACGAAAGGAGGCAGCCTCATTCTTTTACTCAGGCGAATATGAACGAGGCATTGGCTGTGAGGG GGTTTGAACTAGAAAGGGACAGCTTGATTACACTGTGGTTGGAGTACAGCAACCAAGGAAAGCTCGAGTACGACGAATTCATCGCTCTATTGACAAGATTGCAGATCCTTAAAG ATAGTTTCCACGCTAACCTTCTCAATTTGCCGTGCGACTGCAAAGTGGCCAGCTTCTCTTTCAAGCAG TTCATGAAGTCCGCCGTCGTCTGA
- the LOC130915058 gene encoding uncharacterized protein LOC130915058 isoform X1, with amino-acid sequence MLRCFLVVLVFLPSWTRGAKDDRPSCRPITATFCRNVGYTTSRYPTGVQGVNVQQLSQIVETACSPNIATLVCRVAFPECSNDDNRVKPCRAMCNKAKSECDAALKAKRLVWPTKLQCDTLPESNCVQTPASPLTPVMPEDQSPHLHRRPQSSSATPAQGVLLLNTVLQPLHSSSLYHSRSSQAFPVHLPDRLGAQQPPTTSSCQPITIPLCQGISYTQTIMPNSLGHTSQEDAGLEVHQFYPLVKVQCSPQLKPFLCSVFVPECRAGIVRSPCKTQCEQARAGCESLMNKFGFSWPDKLNCENFSMYSCEQDPRNVSETTVSGTCERITEPLCTDLQYSQTVLPNVLGHKNQEEVGVQVSSYYSLINLACSPHLKTFLCSVLTPECKAGKARTPCRTLCELVRSSCVPTLRDLGYSWPESLKCDAFSTASCQHFGMAEGGGICEPLSISMCQGLSYNQTIMPNQLGHTSQRDASVKLSFFETFAKSACSYDIRPFLCAAYAPRCSQGRIRRPCRSFCQTARDHCEARLGHYGISWPRELRCEAFPVRDCVTEDNRSEMLDANGIVAALLAGGHSVRGKSLTIRTARLLLKLADADQSGDLDMLEYFKLDHYVAAARREYVDTYERRQPHSFTQANMNEALAVRGFELERDSLITLWLEYSNQGKLEYDEFIALLTRLQILKDSFHANLLNLPCDCKVASFSFKQFMKSAVV; translated from the exons ATGTTGCGTTGCTTCCTCGTGGTGCTGGTTTTTCTGCCATCTTGGACTCGCGGTGCCAAAGACGATCGCCCGAGCTGCCGACCGATAACCGCCACCTTCTGCCGAAATGTGGGTTACACCACCAGCCGGTACCCGACCGGCGTCCAGGGTGTCAACGTGCAGCAGCTGAGTCAGATCGTGGAGACGGCGTGCTCGCCGAACATCGCCACGCTTGTCTGTCGCGTGGCCTTCCCGGAGTGCTCGAACGACGACAATCGCGTAAAGCCGTGCAGGGCCATGTGCAATAAGGCCAAGAGCGAGTGCGACGCCGCCCTCAAAGCCAAGCGCCTGGTCTGGCCTACCAAGCTGCAGTGCGACACGTTGCCTGAATCGAACTGCGTGCAG ACCCCAGCGAGTCCACTGACTCCAGTGATGCCCGAAGACCAATCTCCTCATCTTCATCGCCGCCCCCAGTCCTCGTCTGCCACACCAGCGCAGGGGGTCCTCCTTCTAAATACCGTTCTGCAGCCTCT TCACAGCAGCAGCCTGTACCACAGCCGGTCCAGCCAAGCTTTCCCTGTTCACCTTCCTGACCGCCTCGGA GCTCAACAACCACCAACAACTTCATCATGTCAACCCATCACAATCCCCCTATGCCAAGGCATCTCATACACCCAGACTATCATGCCCAACTCTTTAGGCCACACGTCACAGGAAGACGCCGGCCTGGAGGTGCACCAGTTCTACCCGCTGGTCAAGGTTCAGTGTTCGCCTCAGCTGAAGCCTTTCCTGTGCTCCGTCTTCGTTCCCGAGTGCCGGGCGGGAATCGTTCGTTCTCCGTGCAAAACTCAGTGCGAGCAGGCCCGCGCCGGATGCGAGTCCTTGATGAACAAGTTTGGCTTCTCATGGCCGGACAAGCTGAATTGTGAGAATTTTTCCATGTATTCCTGTGAGCAG GATCCCAGAAACGTTTCCGAAACGACCGTTTCAGGCACGTGCGAGCGCATTACGGAACCTCTCTGTACAGATCTCCAGTACAGCCAAACCGTCCTGCCCAACGTCCTAGGCCACAAAAACCAAGAGGAAGTCGGCGTACAAGTTAGCTCGTACTACTCGCTGATCAACTTGGCGTGCTCGCCCCACCTCAAGACTTTCCTTTGTTCAGTCTTAACGCCTGAGTGTAAGGCGGGAAAAGCCAGAACACCGTGCAGGACCTTGTGCGAGCTGGTGCGGTCCAGCTGTGTACCTACGCTGAGGGATTTAGGCTACTCTTGGCCTGAGTCGCTCAAGTGCGACGCTTTCAGCACCGCGTCGTGCCAGCAC TTTGGCATGGCAGAGGGCGGCGGCATTTGCGAGCCCCTCAGCATCTCTATGTGCCAAGGCCTGTCCTACAACCAGACGATAATGCCCAACCAACTTGGCCACACCAGCCAGCGAGATGCTTCCGTTAAGCTGTCCTTCTTCGAGACCTTCGCCAAGTCCGCTTGCTCGTACGACATCCGGCCTTTCCTGTGCGCTGCCTACGCCCCGCGCTGCTCCCAGGGCCGGATACGGAGACCCTGTCGGAGTTTTTGCCAGACCGCCCGCGACCACTGCGAGGCCCGTTTGGGTCACTACGGCATATCCTGGCCGCGGGAGCTGCGCTGCGAGGCCTTCCCAGTGCGCGACTGCGTCACC gaaGACAACAGGTCAGAG ATGCTGGATGCTAATGGCATAGTCGCCGCCCTGCTGGCTGGAGGCCACTCAGTTCGAGGAAAAT CGCTGACTATCAGGACCGCACGCTTGCTGCTGAAACTCGCAGAT GCAGACCAATCAGGGGACCTGGACATGTTGGAGTACTTCAAACTGGATCACTACGTAGCGGCCGCCAGACGGGAATATGTGGATACCTACGAAAGGAGGCAGCCTCATTCTTTTACTCAGGCGAATATGAACGAGGCATTGGCTGTGAGGG GGTTTGAACTAGAAAGGGACAGCTTGATTACACTGTGGTTGGAGTACAGCAACCAAGGAAAGCTCGAGTACGACGAATTCATCGCTCTATTGACAAGATTGCAGATCCTTAAAG ATAGTTTCCACGCTAACCTTCTCAATTTGCCGTGCGACTGCAAAGTGGCCAGCTTCTCTTTCAAGCAG TTCATGAAGTCCGCCGTCGTCTGA